GCAAGTTCCAGAACTTTTAGTAAGGAAGTCGCCGTATATTTTTCTGGATTTTCGGGAAAAGTATTGGAGGATATTCCATAGAATTGAATTTTCCCTTCCTTTCTTTTGTGTTCCAGAAACACAAAGGAGTTCTTAATTCTTTTGTAATATTCTTCTTTCGCCTTGGTTTCTAAAACGTTATGCTTCTCTCTGTCCATAAGAAAGTATTCCGGGTTGTGAAGAAGAAATACGTCCACCGATTCCAAACCAAGTCGTTTTAAAGAACGTTCGAGCTGATCTTCCAAAAATGCGGGATGAATACAGTGATAACATCCTTCCTGGTAGTATGTGATCTCCGGAAATTCTTGATTCTTCTTTTCAAGTTCGGAAACGATCTGGAGATTTCTTCCCTGGATATAACCGGATTTCGTGATGATAAAAACGTTTTCCCGTTTCAATTCTCCGCTTTCAACCTTCGCGGCAAGCACACGACCTACGAGACTTTCACTTTCTCCGTTTCCATAATTGGATGAAGTATCGACGACGTTAAATCCTTCTTGAAAGGAAAGTTCGAGCGCCTTTTTGTGATCGGGAGATTCGAGCCCGACACGATAACATCCAAAGGCGATCCTGGAAAGAGTTCTTCCACGAAAGGAAAAATACGGATTCAGAAAATTCTCCCCCGCCTTATATTTTTTATGAAGAAAAGAATTTTCAGAATATTCTTTCGTAGATTCGGAAGTCGCACTTCCCTTTAGCATGGATTTCTGATAGAGAGTTTGAAATGGATCGGATGAATTCATCGTTTTTTCCCCGTTTGTTTCGGTTCACTTTTCGTTACGCATTGCACCAAATAATAAGAAGGAGCGAATGTTCGTAAATCGAATCCTAATTGAGAAAGGATCTTAATTACTTTCGATTCGAGTATCAATTTTTCACCTTCAAAATAAAAATGCTTTTCGTCATAACTCGCTTTTTTACCCTAATTTAAGAGAAGTTGAGCCTCGGCCCATCTTTTTCGAATCATACAAATTTTTCGATGAATTCTTTCCACCAATCAAACAGGAGAAAATGAAATGGATTTAAAGGCTGGATATCTCCGGTCTTCCATCGGGAGAAAAACTCTCGTGGCAGTAACCGGACTTGTTTATTTCGGCTTTGTTGTTGTTCATATGCTGGGGAATCTTCAGATCTTCCTCGGACAAGAAAAAATCAACGCATATGGCCAATCGCTTAGGGACATCGCCCCCCTTCTCTGGGTAGCCAGAATCATTCTGATCGTAAGCTTTATCATTCACGTTTACTACGCGATAACGCTCTCAATTGAAAACAAAAAGGCTCGTCCCGTTCCCTACTCAAAACAGAATACGGTTCAGGCGACGCTCGCTTCTCGAACCATGGCGCTTACGGGCCTTTTGATTTTTTCCTTTATCACCTATCACCTTCTTCACTTCACGTTAGGCGTAACCAACCCGGATCATTTTGCGATGACCGATTCTAAAGGAAGACACGACGTCTTCACGATGGTGATTCTCGGTTTTCAAAATCCGATCGTTGCGGGTTCTTACATCTTCGCGATGTTCTTACTCGCGTCTCATATCAGTCACGGCGTTGCGAGTGTTTTTCAAACCCTCGGACTTACCACTCCGGAGCTGAATGGAAAGATCAAAGCGGGAGCGATTCTATTTGCTCTGCTCATCTTCGTCGGCAATACTTCTATCCCGCTTTCGATTTTGCTGGGATACGTTCATCCGTAATCTTTTGGAGAAACTTTCATGAGTTTAGATTCTAAAATTCCAAGCGGCTCCATTGAACAAAAATGGTCCAATCACAAAGCCGATATCAAATTAGTAAACCCTGCTAATAAGAGAAAATTCAATATCATCGTAGTGGGTTCCGGTCTTGCGGGAGCTTCGGCTTCGGCGACTCTCGCGGAACTCGGTTACAACGTAAAAACTTTTTGCTTCCAAGACAGCCCTCGTAGAGCTCACAGTATCGCAGCTCAGGGTGGAATCAACGCGGCGAAGAACTACCAAAACGACGGAGACTCCGTTCACAGATTGTTCTACGACACCGTAAAAGGTGGAGACTTCCGAGCAAGAGAAGCTAACGTGCATCGTCTCGCAGAAGTTTCCGTAAACATCATCGACCAGTGTGTAGCACAAGGTGTTCCTTTTGCGAGAGAATACGGCGGTCACTTGGCAAACCGTTCTTTCGGTGGAGCTCAAGTTTCCAGAACCTTCTACGCAAAAGGTCAAACCGGACAACAACTTCTTTTAGGAGCTTACTCCGCACTTTCTCGTCAGATCGGACTCGGAGCCGTGAAGATGTATCCAAGAACCGAAATGGTAGAACTGATCGTCGTAGACGGTCACGCAAAAGGAATCGTGGTTCGTGACTTGGTTACAGGAAAACTTTCCACTCATATGGCGGACGCGGTTGTTCTTGGAAGCGGCGGATACGGAAACGTATTCTTTCTTTCCACAAACGCGAAAGGTTGTAACGTGACTGCGACTTGGAAGGCCCACAAAAAGGGAGCATTCTTCGCTAACCCGTGTTATACGCAAATTCACCCG
This is a stretch of genomic DNA from Leptospira tipperaryensis. It encodes these proteins:
- a CDS encoding aldo/keto reductase, with amino-acid sequence MNSSDPFQTLYQKSMLKGSATSESTKEYSENSFLHKKYKAGENFLNPYFSFRGRTLSRIAFGCYRVGLESPDHKKALELSFQEGFNVVDTSSNYGNGESESLVGRVLAAKVESGELKRENVFIITKSGYIQGRNLQIVSELEKKNQEFPEITYYQEGCYHCIHPAFLEDQLERSLKRLGLESVDVFLLHNPEYFLMDREKHNVLETKAKEEYYKRIKNSFVFLEHKRKEGKIQFYGISSNTFPENPEKYTATSLLKVLELAKEVQTELGLKESGFAVVQFPANLLESGFLERKFDGKSLIDIIEANQLLPLVNRPLNAISNQGSIFRLSYDPKESQGEVLKNIKEKLNVVYSWEEEFLQILPPGSYKYTFRTVTEPYLDQFQNQDHLAQFLERTVIPIMQQLIVQIEKIVGTDKQTEYIEKLNDALPLLERYVHFHNIQNSNLLYEKIVTFYPQYKGWNLSGTALHLLHSSLKEGVVLLGMRKESYVKDAEGSFAAPLSAIQEKDWKQFEI
- a CDS encoding succinate:quinone oxidoreductase, whose protein sequence is MDLKAGYLRSSIGRKTLVAVTGLVYFGFVVVHMLGNLQIFLGQEKINAYGQSLRDIAPLLWVARIILIVSFIIHVYYAITLSIENKKARPVPYSKQNTVQATLASRTMALTGLLIFSFITYHLLHFTLGVTNPDHFAMTDSKGRHDVFTMVILGFQNPIVAGSYIFAMFLLASHISHGVASVFQTLGLTTPELNGKIKAGAILFALLIFVGNTSIPLSILLGYVHP